The window TGAGAGTTTAGCTAAAGTAAAAAGTTTGGATGCAGATGGTGTACAATAAGACTATCGTAGAAATGGCCTCATGACTATATTATTAAGGGGAGAGAAGATACTAGAACTGGTGCAAGCATCACTGATGAGGTTGTGCTGGTTAATATGTGGGTGACAAATGACAATAGAAGTCATAGTTCTAAAATTGGCGAGTTATCAATCGTTCACAGAGGATGACAGTGTAGGACTACTCTAGCTCTACTACTCCTGAGTACTTCACCAGCATAGTCAAATCGAACTTTCAACGACCAATATCACATATTCACATTCCCTTATCTAGTTGGTCCAAGGGAATCCATTTCATGACTTACCGAGTGAAGATCCATACGCGCACCATATCACATACATCGAGATCTGCAACACGATGAAGATAGCAGGAATGCTAGAAGATGCCATTCATCTCAACCTATTCTCTTTCTCCTTGGCCGGTGAATAAAAGAGATGACTTCACTCATTCAAGGGGAATAGCCTGCGGACATGGAAAGAAGTGGTAGAGAAGTTCCTGTAGAAGTACTTTCCAGAGTCCAATACCGCTGAGGGAAAGGTGGAAATCTCATCCTTCCACCAATTTCCTGATGAATCGTTGAGTGAAGCACTTGACTACTTCCATGGGTTACTTCGGAAGACTCTTACACATGGGTACATCGAGCCAGTCCAGCTCAACATCTTCATTGATGGCTTGCGACCCCATTCCAAGCAGCTCCTCGATGCCTCTATTGGTGGAAAGATTAAACTGAAGACTCTAGAAGAAACCATGGAGCTTATTGAGAATATGGCAGTCATTGATCATGCCATCCTCCGTGATCGAGCCTACACACCCATAAAGAAGAGTCTTCTTGATCTTTCAAGATGAGATGTCAGCTCAAAACAAGCTCTTGGCCAAGACTTTAGAAACCCTCACAACAACTCTAAGTAATCTCCCTCAACAGTTGCATGCAGTGCAACCTTCTCCATCTTCAGTCATGCATATTGGGGGATGCAACATTTGTGGTGGTGCTCATGAGTCAGGCTCGTGCATGGCTCAAGAAGACGCATCTATCGTAGTCAACTACATGGGCAGTTAGAATCATTAAGGATTCCATCAAGGAGGACCACCAGGATTCCATCAGAGAGAAAATTTCTCTCAGGGCCAAGGTTGGAAATCCTATCCAGGGAATAACTTCAACCAAGGAGGTTCATcccaaagagtaaaaactctttggtaaacatgttttgagaaaaatcatgtgctactcaatttttgagaaaaacttttcatacttatcttgattaagccttctcttgattcttgaatcttgatcttgattcttgagatcttgaaccttgaatctttcttgattcacttgagttgttctttgattgatctttgagctttttgtcatcactttagtcatcatcttttgttatcatcattgttatcatcaaaacacctttgaatcacctttgattcaccatgaagctttgcttctacatatatatatatatatatatatatatattgtatttcaAATAAAGAGTTGATAACAACTAAGTGCCAAATAAATTTTGTGTGGTGTTAGGAATATAAGCCAGGAAAGTTAGGGACTGTGAAATATAAAGTCAtgggttataaaaaaaatgaggtagGTGCTCTTTTAGAACCTAACTTTGattccaaagaaaaaccatGAGTTCTTTGTTAACCTAGCCATGTTACAAGCCTGAAAAGCCCTTAGTGATCCacaatatgtatatatgtatggtTGCCTTAACTGAGAAAAAGTGCAAAGTTGGGAACATTAGTTCAGTTGTTGAATTTAAAAACATTCTTAGCCAAGACACTTGTGCGCTGAGGGAAACACTAGCCTTGTGAGGAATGAAGTATTGTAATTCTGCCTTAATGAAGTTTTTATTTGCTAACCTTTTTCATCTTCATATGCATTCCTTTATGCTTTCATCACAAGATCAAGACAAATGCAAGCTCAGGGTCAATCATTGAAAGATTTGAAAGGGTTCACAGTTATCTCATATGTCAGTTCATTCATAACTTgtcttttgcttgaggacaagcacatattttaatttgggggagttgataACTACGAAATTTGAGTtgatttgatagtcaattttggttAAGAATGATTACAAATTATtcacttcattatttttttaaggaaataatgaagaaattaatgttattgtaattttttatcatcaaaagtcaaaagaagaagatttcaagtgctttggAGGAAAATTGATATAAAACCTGGAAGAAAAAGCctttaaaagttagaaaaattgAACATCTCACTTAATGCACAAGACCGGCCCAGAGCGCTTGCTCGCTTAGCGGCCAGCTCATGCTTAGCGTGAACAAGACGAACGAGAAAGCCTAaggtcgcgcttagcgcaaacACCGTGCTAAGCGCGTTATTAAACCACCattctcgctaagcccaagAATGCACGCTCAACACGAAGTCAGGGTGAAAAGTAAACtaccttaggcctataaaaggagtaggaagcagAAAGGAAAGACACACCGAGTCTCAGAGCTCTTTATTGAAGATATCCAAAGTCTGAGCATCTTTAATAGGGGAAACCCTCCTTCTCTAGCcattcctctcttattttcttttagcCATCCAATTCCTTCTTCCATCCACATTAGCCCCTGAAGCGTAAAGACTCTCatggctatgagaggctaaaccccctcTGTTGGAAGCCTAGCAGCCAACACCCTTGTAATGTAACTTCTTTTACTATCTATTAATgtcatttttgtttctattattCCTTTTCTCctcttcatttttattgtatGTTCTAATCATCCATGcatttattttaggggttatacaTTGGGAAATGATAATTTCTAAAGAATTAGGAAAGGACATCTAAACAAttcattgctagggatagagtgacttaattttgtctctgcatACATCTCCATGCTTTTATTATTCTATCTTTGCAAAGAGATTTAGGAAagagaatagataaattaggctcttcatcGTGAGAGATCAGGACTGAGTGTCTTAATAGATGTGGGTGGAAATtggaaaaacattaaataaagaaaaatattaatattacatcaaaggtAGTTAGACATGCTAGAGcccaacatatttaaattttgaagttatcttttgcatttaatcttgtttattttattgttcttgcccttttaatttcaaattctttctttcttttatctattgtaattctttatctcttgcttACAAATTAGGTATTAATCAACGCAAGTACAAATAAAATTCCTTAGATTCGAcacttaaatttatattttaactttactatGATAAATTAATACACTTGTTAACGAGTTAACACTTGTCTTATTCAAATCTCCAAGTGGAAACCTTTCCACCAATTGATGTTCCATGAGGTTATCTAAACCATGCTTTTCATGGCTCATAAATGCACCTAAAGCTCCGAATTAAAAATCCTTCATGTCGCAAGAACATTGCTTGTGCTTCCCCGTTAGacctaaatgaaaaataacataaatccaAGTCAATGTAGTAActttaattaaaagaagaaaaacaatctAGCTATATAGGTCAAGTCATTAGGCATACGTACCAGAAATGTATTGCATAAGAATTGACAATCtggttttattttaatccttttttagGTTAATTTATTTCCATACTTTTTTATGTATGTTTACACTTTTAGGGTCCTAGTTACCATAAGCTATAGAGACATACAAAGTTAAACAAATGTGTATGTATAAACatgtatttagaaaaaaaaaatattaaatcaaaatgtCAATGcataataaaagagaaatgttataatatatcaaatatcacaaaataaaaaagaattagcgTAACGTAAATACAAATATACAAGGCTCGTGTTTCCTCTGGTGTACTTAATGTCAATCACAATTATTTATGATCCTTAatcatattaatttgttttgtagAAACGATTTGAGAGGATTTTCAAGCTATTTTGTGCTTGATCAAAGGATGATCActctttaataataaaaaaaaagatgatcaCTTAGGGGACTGACGCTTAAAATACCAAGTGAGACACGTTAGTCTCTTGTTTTATTTATCAAGTTATTCAActtatcaatttatttaataaaaaaattaattgtataatatattgaattaaataaattaacttgattccaaaaataattttatgaaactaCTATAAATATAtcctattttgaaaaaaaaaattcgaaatgtatttaaattacatttcaaaattTAGTTTGCCAAATAAGTTCCATATAATAAGttccataaatttaaaatttttctaaatatacatttgaaaaattaattttcgaaaagaatatttttataaaaaaaatacaaaaacgtgaagaaaatacaaaaaaatgaaaatagaattgccctaataaaaaaataccctgCGTTTTTCTTGTGCACCCaacactttttccttttttcccaAAACTATCTCAGACAAACCTATGGATTCGTAATCCGCAAGCTTAccgattataatttttttaaaaaatattttacaaattaatttaaaattaatgatccaTGAACACTCTAACCAATTAAGTTAATatgtcaattatgttataaattattaatatatctatgtataatactaaaatttctaatttatatttaatacacatgtaaatttacataataaattttgtgataattaattttgtttcaatatatttaatgcaccaaaatttcaaaaattaaatttcagaaTATAAGTaatcctaaatgacatttcaaaatTTAGTTTGCCAAATTAAGTTCCATAAAATAAGttccaaatttaaaattttctaaatatacatttgaaaaattaatttttgaaaagaatatttttataaaaaaaacgtgaagaaaatacaaaaaaaaatagaattgccctaataaaaaatacccAAGAGTTTGTATTTGAGAAAATTTCTTTGTGCACCCAGTATTTTTCTTGTacatccaatattttttttatttttttcaaaattatccttGGTAAACTTAGGGATTTGTAATCCGCAAGCTTAcggattaaatttttttaaaaatattttacaaactaatttaaaattaatggcttATGGATCCTCTAACCAATTGAACTAAtagatcaattatgttataaaataattaatatctttatatataacattaaattttttaaagtatatttaatGTACATATAAATcctaaatttacataataaatttcatgataattaatttttttccaatatatttaatgtatcaaaattaattatcacaaaatttattatataaatctacacttacattaaatatatattaaaaaatttagtgttatatataacgatattaattattttataacataattgacttaTTAACTTAATTGATTTAAGCGTCTttctaataatatgaaaatcacAAGTTAACGTCCTTCAtgagttattaattttaaattaattagtaaaatatatttttttaaataaattcatataaacaaaaaaaatgttaaatgcaCGAGCAATTGGTTTTATTTGAGGGACAACTTGGGCCCAAATACAGAGTCGTCCGAAACCAGCTTAACATTGTTCCAGTGGATATAGAAGATTCTCCGCTCGCCACGTGTCCATTTAAAACCGCCTTAAAGGGAATCTATTTATTGTCTTCCTCTTCAGAATCCCTAACCAAAACCACTCGTCGACcgcaaaagagaaaaaaacaaaaatgctgAGAATCGCTGCTAGCGCGAAGACAATTGTTCGAACGGGGTCGTTGGAGGCGCCACCATTGGGGATTAGGGTTCTGCCTCGGCTCTACCACGAGAGGGTGGTGGACCACTACGATAACCCCCGCAACGTTGGATCCTTCGACAAGAACGACCCCACCGTCGGAACGGGTCTTGTCGGAGCACCCGCGTGTGGTGACGTCATGAAACTCCAGATTAAGGTTGATGACAAAACGGGGAAGATCGTCGATGCTCGCTTCAAAACCTTCGGGTGTGGATCCGCTATTGCTTCCTCCTCCGTCGGtaataatgttattaattaatcaattaatatttctgTTAGTTTCAATTTTGTGTTTGGCTGTTAGGGTTTGTGCATTTTGGGTGTTTTAATTTTCGTTTTTTTCCTCTCGTAAGCGTTTTCCTCTTAATTGTGTCGTGTTGAATGAAAATTCGGTCATTGCTTTGTGGATGGGTACCTCATGCCTCCCATAATTAAGGAtgtttctaatttatattttttttttgtgtgtgtgtgtgtttgcaGCTACTGAATGGGTTAAGGAAAAGCAAATAGAGGAAGTTTTGACCATTAAAAACACGTGAGTACTTGCCTTGGAACTCTTGCAAATTTGTTTCAATTGTGTGTTACTTTTGTTCTAGCCATGGCTTGTAATTGTATGTTATGTGATTTTTCATCTTAATTATCTTCTTCGGAATTGTAGTTGTGTGCATAGTAGTTACGTGCTTGAGAATGTTGGGTCTTCCGCGAAAGTAACAAAATAGTATATTAGCCATAAGCATGGAGAAAATCGGGAGTTATAGTAGTTACGTGCTTGAGAATGTTGGGTCTTCGGAATTGTAGTCGTGTTGAATGAAAATCGGGAGTTATATTAGCCATCTAATGGGTCTTCCGCGAATGTTGGGTCTTCCGCGAAATGTTGGGTCTTCCATCTCTCAAGTGCACTATCGGCCTAGTAGAGTGCTTTTGTTGTTGGTGTTCTTTCTGATCTCTATGCATTTCACCATTGCACCAGAAATTCCCTCTACCCTTATCATAGATCACCTTGGTAGTTTCCACGCCTTAGGGTTGAGCCTTGGGATCTGATAGCTAACTTGAAAGGCCACTTTCTTTATGTCCAATATTTCCAAATATTGCTTGCACCCTCTGTCTTACTGTGGCTGCTGGTTTAATGGTTAATGTTGGAAGACATGTTATTCTGTCATATGTATCTTCTTTTCATATCCTCATTAGATGATTATGAGCTGACAAATCTAATGACTGCCTTagaatattttcatctttttcctgTTTTGTTTTTTACCTATTGGTTTCTAGATAAATGTGTCACCTCTAGGAGCTTAGTCATGCTAaaggttttattattaatcACATTTGTCTCCACCTCTCCGGTTATTAGTTTATGAATTGAAGTGACACATAATGAATGTTTTTCAGTGAAATTGCAAAGCATCTTTCACTTCCACCAGTCAAGCTTCACTGCAGCATGCTTGCTGAGGATGCTATAAAAGCAGCTGTTAAAGATTATGAAGCTAAGCGTGCCTCAGCATCTGCTGGTGGACAGACTACAACTGGAGAGAAAGCTGCCACTGCTTGATTACTTCCATTTCTAGAACGATGATGAAAACAACCAATAGTATGGTTTTCTGACAGGACTCAATGAACACTGTATGAACATCTTGAGGTCAGACTTCTCTTGGTTGGAGCTAGTCATTGTGATTGGATTGTATTAATGTGAAGTAAATACTTGTGTCGCTAGCTGTAGTTTGTTATCTGCATGGTTTATAGAAGTCAAAccatgtttttattaaaatatgtacACAATAGAATAAAGCTATGATATTTACATGGGGAACTTGGAACCATGTAAATACCTTTCCTAAAGCAAATAGCGACTCATATTTACCCTATTTTGTTTTGGACCTTTTTATCTGTCATTCAACTTAATACGTTTCTCTGACAATGAATATTTGAATACCACTGAAAAATGTGAAATGCAGGCATCCTTGACTTGAAGTATTAGGATTTAGGACCCTTGGGATTGGGAGTAGACTTCAGAGGGTGTTTGAGTGTTGGGTGCTTATAAACAGGAATATGAATTGTCTGCATCATGACTTCATAAAATTGTTTAAGGCTTCTCAATATATACCACAAATGATCAATATAGAGTATCCTTTATTCAACTAGCATCAATTGATTAAAACTTGTCAGTTGTGAATCTTTGATACAGGGTGGGAGCGTAGACCCTTGATCATATGGATGGTTCTTGGTTGTTTGCAAAGCATCATTGGATGACTTATCAGTATGCTTTTAGCTTAGGTCTTGCAATCTCTTTCTTTTGTATGaagtctttttttctttgtttgataCTTATGAAGTCTATTTTATCTTCCATAACTTTTTGTTGCACATGAGATTATGTATTTTCAAAACAGAAAATGATGGGcgatgatctttttttttttgctgtattaatttatctttttgaaaGCAGATAtgaaataaagataatattGTTGCATTAGCAGGAGTTTCCGGACACATGATCCATGCTCTGCCCTTAGTTAAATGATGGATTTCTTTTGTTATGCAGTGTACTTGTACTGTTTCCTATTGTTATACAGTGTGCTggatacctttttttttttttgacagaagcTTGCAAGTTACAATgcctttaatttataaatttatcaatattgGCTCTATCCTTTTTTAACAACTCAATAGATTTTATACTCagataaacttattttaatttaaatatttttttattcttgtaattTATTTCGATTTTCGTTTTGGTCCTTACACCTCATTAAGTTTCATTTTTGGTTTAGTTTAGTTTTCTaactttttcttatattttgatacttcatcttttttttttattcatcaaatgtggtgggttttttttttatcattctcttTTGTCAATTgactattttttatcataacaaataagattaaattgaaaaaataacagAAGGCAAAAAATTTAGAGGATCGAACTAACGGGAAAAATGAAGTTACGAAATTATCAGTTTTACGAATTCTTGAGGCAATCAGGAAAATGGATTCATAACAAATAGGATTAAAATGAAGTTATGATTTAGTCTATGGTAAtcattaacataaaaataaaaaattaatctgtTATCTTTAATTGTTACAATTTTGGCCTAATCATGTGCAAATAAGGCAGCTAAAtgtatttgtcttttttttttaatttctcatataTTGTTTCGTAAACTTAATAGGTAccgtttaaatttattattgggAAGTTTCCAATGCCCATTGTTTGCTTCATTCCATGTAATTGTTGAAATCGAATAGACACAATTTGCATAGTTGTTATCATGAATATTGGTTTTACGTGAGACCATttaattcttctatttttttttaaattatgattttactcTATTTAATTGAGGAGCATGCATCACATTCAACCATTGATATTCACTGGTGCATCTGAAAACAAAtatatgaagagtcacattgtgtGGAGTAGAATCAGCGTTAGGTTTTCTCTCAATAAATGAGTTGTTTCAGGACTAGGTTGGTGAGAGGAGATTGATCGTGGAACAACAATGTCACATGGGGAGGCCGAACTGGCAGAGGAGACATTGCTTCACGATGAATGCATTGTTTGTAGAAACTGAAGAGACAAATTTGGAATTACTTCTCATCTCTGCCTCCAAAATcttctcacaaaaaaaaatggttttcttatccatttgattttgatttcataCTAATCCTTGGTTATTTTGGAATTTCTTGAAAtcgttcctttttttttactccAATTTGTTTGTGATAACTGGAGCACAAATTTGGGATTGCTTCTTCTCTCTACCTCTAAAACCATGGTGAGTGTTTCTCCTAAAAGATACAtccttttttgtataaaaaattatacgagTTAACCTTTcctcttgatatatatatatatattctcttcgCTTAGGCCTTTGAGTTTCTTGaaatcctttttttcttttcaaattctcatatgattttgattttgaattgtaatttttgggttttccattttttgttaAAGGTATAAATATTTGAGTCTCTCTAAGGATAGGGCTGAATTTAATAATTGTTAGAGAATAATATGGTATCAAGTTTTGCATTctgttagctttttttttttctggttttgTACGTGAAagtaacaacaaagaaaaacatgttaaTGTTTTGTTTAGTAAGCTAATTATCAACTTTTTTTGGCAATGATTTAGGTATTTTTATTCATAGTGAAATTGTTGATGATTTAGAAGCTAAAGAATAGTAGCAATTTTTCGTTCCTAATATACATGTTATACTCATcttgctttttatgttttttcgtCTCTAATtgctcttttattttctttgattaaGAAGCATCTATTTTACACAATAAGATAAAGTTTATGATCTTATTTGGACTGTACAgtcgtaaaataattttaggttgGTGCTTTTTTAAGGTGACCGGGGACTTAGCAAGAGTTTTAGTggttgagaaaaatatttaggaAAAGAAAGGCATGTGCTAGCCCATGCAACCACAATAAGGCTGATGTTTTGGAGAAGGAAAGGGATCAGCACATTTCCTATTTGACATCCCAACCTGCCAAAGGCTGAAGCAATATCCTTAACCTAAGgtcctttaaaatattattatactttttgaacaaaaaatgCCCATAGTTAACTCAAATTGTGGTTTCGAATCTGCCCCAAATCAGTAGGTATGAAGTTATGGTtgttaaaacaatataaaattagcTTTCACATAATTTGTAGGTGAATGGAAATAATGTTCTGTGTTAATGCCATAGAgttttataatgtaattatttttttccggTTCAAATGCAGGGaaatttgtaattataaataaatcatttttagatttataatgGAACCCTAATATTGAGTTAAGTATGTGTCAAATAAATGCTAATTGATATTGTTTTAAATATGATCAAATGTATAAacgtataatttttaataggtCGCTCATATATTAATGATTGATTTCTTTCTTGTACATAATCTTTACTTTATTCCATGTAAACAAATTTAGAAAACCGAACAGATGCATTCAATTATCTGTTgtcataaattatgtttttcatgTAACCTCTTttaaaagaatgatttcaatattttctaaaatatcatttaccAGTACGAATAACTTATAActtacatttaatatttttatagcaGTTTATTTCGATAGTCTACTTTTAATTATTCCgagaatatttttgttttaattttagatGTTGTTGGTTACTCAACATGAGAAAGATAGTTTTagaaatcttaattaattatagaacTCCATTATTCCGCCTACAGGGATAGTTTTAGAAATCTTGAAATCTCTTGATCTATCaaagaatgaaataaaacataagaCATCCCAATTGTGTTGTATAAAGAAGTGTGGATAGTCATGTAagactaaaattaacttaacaaAGCGAGATGTAGTGGGGTTAAATGTAATGTTATTGTTTGATAGTTATTAAATAGATGGAGTTGCAGCCTATATGTCTAGGTAATTATTCCGGTGTTGATGATTTTATATCAGTGTTTTCAATCAGGTTAATATAAGAGGGCACTTGACAACATCCTTCTCATATTTACGTTGATATAATATAACACCATCAAGCATTAGCTCTGCATAATTGAATAGGAAGATACTATTTTAATCTCTAAGCAATCAATCAATGGGGGTTTGTAAGTCAACTGAATTTAAAGCCAATTTTATATGAGGGTTGCAACATTCTTACGTGACTGTTTTTGACTGATACTGCTAAAGTGCTAGATGGTTAGAGGaggctttttttaaaaaaaaaaagaaaaagaaaaagtaactaGAATCAGATACATTTTTTGAAAAGCTCTTAAATAATtaagcaaattaatttttataaaagattgaaaggaaacaaaaagtaaggttttaaaaaaagttggGTAAAGAAATTTGTAGGTAAAAATAATGGAATACTATGGTAAAAATCTACACGTCCAATGTTAAAATATGATTAGTATTAATTGACATCAGCGTGTTATTagttaatattaaaaagaaggaaaagacattagttaatattaaaaaaggaatgagatttcatttataaattttgatttttctatcaGATTTAAAGTTTTTTCTATGTTTTTATGGGGAATTTAAAGACaaatatcatttataatattaaattttttttgtatttttgagaaaataaattaatttattatatttgtgctaataattaattagaaattgttGACAAGTGCTCAAACCATCAAATTCATACTCACACTGATTGAACGTTAGATAAGAGCTACGGATGAAAGTTGCTTGTCAAGGGCCTATGGCTCAACCTATTTAAGGCTCGGCTTGTTTACTATAAAGGTCAAGCTCaagcttttttaaaaacttttttagataaaaagatcaaagtcaaattataaaaaaagcttGTTAAACTTAACAAGCCAGCTtgtttaagtaataataatagtaagaagaataataataactattatatATACCATTTTTATGACATTATGAATGAGAGGATGAAGTGACAATAAAGTGCTTAGAAAACTCATTTGCATGt of the Glycine max cultivar Williams 82 chromosome 13, Glycine_max_v4.0, whole genome shotgun sequence genome contains:
- the LOC100776408 gene encoding iron-sulfur cluster assembly protein 1; its protein translation is MLRIAASAKTIVRTGSLEAPPLGIRVLPRLYHERVVDHYDNPRNVGSFDKNDPTVGTGLVGAPACGDVMKLQIKVDDKTGKIVDARFKTFGCGSAIASSSVATEWVKEKQIEEVLTIKNTEIAKHLSLPPVKLHCSMLAEDAIKAAVKDYEAKRASASAGGQTTTGEKAATA